From the genome of Papaver somniferum cultivar HN1 unplaced genomic scaffold, ASM357369v1 unplaced-scaffold_21, whole genome shotgun sequence:
ATAACCCATTTTTCGTCTAAAtggattttctttttttggttcagATATCTATCAGGTTTCTACAGCATACCATTCTACAGTCACCAGATATGGGGAGTGCCCAACCTGGAGATGTCCCCCTTTATGACCGAAACAAAGAGTTGAAGGCCTTTGATGAAACAAAAACTGGTGTCAAaggaatagttgattcgggattTGAAAAGATTCCTCGAATGTTTGTCCGGACACAAGATGAGTTCACTGAAGACTTGACATGTACAGAGGCCAGAGGGGATCGGTTCCAGATTCCAGTTATTGACCTCCATGACATTGAATGTCGACGTAACGAGATAATCGATGACATTAGACTTGCATCAATGACTTGGGGATTCTTTCAATTGGTGAATCATGGAATACCTATAAGGGTGACCAATGAAATGATCCAAGGCATTCGTAGATTCCATGAGGGGGATATAGAAGTCAAGAAACAGTTATACGTGAGAGACCTCAGCCAAAAAGTACAGTACGATAGCAACTTTGATCTTTATCGATCAAGATCTGCTAACTGGAAGGATACCTTACGATGTCGTTTGTTAAGTCCAGATCCTATAGATCCCCAACTATTGCCAGATACTTGCCGGTAAGTTTATGTACGTAGTATGTGCACTGCTAATTAATTTTGTCTTCTTGATTGCCCAGCTCTTTTGATATTCATCTCTAACACCTCTGAATCTCAAACAGAGATATAATAGTCGAGTATTGGAAGCATATTATGAATCTAGGAAATACTCTCGCTGAGTTATTATCAGAGGCTCTAGGTCTAAGCAAGTACCACCTTAAAGGAATGGATTGTACTCGATACTTGAATCTTGCGGGTCACTACTCTCCAGCATGCCCCGAGCCTGAACTGACCTTGGCTACAGCAAAGCATTCAGACCAAAGTTTCTTCACCATTCTTCTCCAGGATCATATTGCTGGACTACaggttcttcatcagaatcactgGGTCAATGTCAAACCCATCCATGGAGCCTTACCCATAAACCTTGGCGACCTAATGCAGGTAACTATGTCCCTAACAagtgtatttttatttatttgagaTTTAAAACTAGGTACGGCGCATCATTTTAAATATCTTCCatctttagttttcttagttacTTTCTTGTTTGTGTCCATTTCATGTAGCTCTTAAGCAATGACAAGTTTAAAAGCGCGAAGCATAGAGTAGTTGCAAACCATGTAGGACCAAGAGTATCAGTAGCGTGCTTTTACAGAGCAAGTTTGGACAAGCCTACACCGTTGTATCCAATAAGGGAACTAATATCTGAAAGTAATCCCCCCGTATACCAAGATACAACATTTAAAGAGTTTGTCAAGTATTCCCATTCTAGACGGCCCGATAGCGTTTCCTCCCTAGAGCACTTTAAGTTGGGAGCACTATGTTGATGAGAATGTATGTGCTTTTCTTCCAACGTTGTAAACACAAATATGTACTAATTTGATTGTTTGTAATGGTTTGTGTTGTGTTTCATTAAAATCAAAAAGGTAATGCTTTGTGTTATATTTAATAAATAATGAAttattttttcataaaataaaattttaatattcTTATTTTTACTCCTTATAATTCAAGGTCTTTTTCGAAGGGTTAGACTGTTTTGTCTTTTAGTTTGTGAAAACGGAGAACATACATCTTTTTATCATCGTAAGATaatgggttttgttatcttgtgcatccatgcacaaAATAAGAGCCAATCATTGACATTGGAAATGATAAAAACCAATAAAATAATATGAGAGATAGTTATCTTGCATTAGAGAAAGCaaatattcatggattttttaaatttttctaTATACAACTGCAAACTTTACCTTCTCCAATGCAAGATACACTATCTCTAGTATTATTTTACTGGTTTTTATCATTTCCAATGCCAATGATTGGCTCTTATCTTGTGCATTGATGCATAAAATAACAAAACCCATAGATAATCAACGATGGATTCTATGAGAAAATCTAAGGATAGGAGACGGAAAAAAAATACCTTTGATTTGATAATTCAAACTTATACTACGGAATAatgatgagatcagctaagggaatgaagtgtgcagtatcctgctgggatcagaggcgtagggagtacaactgtagcttggatcagtgggagactgattgcggttcactacagtccagtccgaagttagcttggagtaggctagtgtctgtagcggcttaatacagtgtgtgttcaatctggactaggtcccggggtttttctgcatttgcggtttcctcgttaacaaaatttctggtgtctatgttatttcgatttcagcattatattgttttatctttataattgaaataatacaggttgcgcgttagatcatcaattatagtaatccaacctttggttgttgattgtcattgattgatccttggatattggtctttgataccatccaagttattccttgtaattGATTAGAACTctcagttcttgcttgagtaaatcaaatcaagaagagagatataaacttgttgatatactaattgattgagtcttgttgattctcttaaaagtatattcgagtttgtccatacagattgctaagagaaatattgggtcgtgttgttagacccccgctttttcagcttctATCTTCGGGTGGTATGTTTTTGCAATGGTCTTTATTCGTTGTTTGAATGGACGTACATCCTTCCTGACATCGAACCTGTGACATGCAACAGCAGGACCTATACCTGGCATTTCATCCATATCCCATGCGAAGACATCGCTATATTTTTTTAGAAGTTgaattgttttttcttcttcttctgccccAATTCTGGTTCTTATCCTTATCATCTTGGGCTCCTCTTATGTCCCTATATTGACCTCCTTAGTTGGTTCAGCTGCGGTAAAGTTCTCCTTTGGTTCACCTAGTGGGGATGGCTCTTTGATCTCTTTCACTGGTGCTCCTTCTTTATCTGGGATTTCTCTTGGTATACCTCGACCTTCTTTCGCTCGCACCATGTATACCTtaagttcttcttcttttttaactgTTTCGCCTTTCTCCACCTatgttttcgtttttttttctcttacttCATATTTCTTAATATCTTTCGCTCTCTCTGTGTCTCCTGCAATTTCTCTTATTCCGCTCGGCATCGGGAAACGTGTGCACTGATGTAAGATTGATGCCACGCCTTTTATACCATGTAACCACGGTCTTTCCAAGAGCATGTTGTATGGTGACTCCACATCTACTATGCACTATGATACCTGCACTTCTATCTCCCTAATTGCATGTTTATAATTACCTTCCCTTTTGGCTTTGTTATTGCTTTGTTGAAACCATGGATGTTGTATGCAGATACCTTTAAGTCTACATCGTTATATCCCATGTTTTTGAACGTGCGATAAAATAAGATGCTGACTAAGCTCCCGGTATCTATCAAAGTTCCTTCGATCGCCCATTCCTATGAAGCTTTCGCATCTTCATCCTTCCCCATCTTTCGCGCGGGTATAATTACTACTAATGGATCTGTTCGTCCCCAGCTTCCTTGTGGTATATCGTCCGCTTCGAACATGATCTTATGTTTTTTCCATTCGTGTAACGGCGACATCTTCTCGACATTCGAGATCTTCCTTCCTTCATAATCACGTTTGTGGATCTGCCCTGTAAGTCCTGCATGAAAATATGTGACATCCACGCTtaattttgttatcatattacattgCAGACGTCCGTTTCCATTCATCGTCCCGCCGGTGCTTATCACTTTCGTAGATCTACTCGTTTTCTGTTGCGGACACATAGTTATGTGTTTTTCTTTTATCCTCAATTCGTTCCCCTTTTATTTGCAGACAGGCTTGATAAGATTAGCTTTTCCCTGAAAtaagattagtttttcccaatatCTCCTAGGAAAATCTGTTAAGTCTGTGGCTCGAAAGAAAACTTATAATTCTTAGTATGACTTCATAGATTCGAAATCGGCAAATGCTCAAGAATAAACTTATGAACTTTTATGTTTTGCAAATCGAAACTCAGCGAAAACAATCAGAAGTCcttcttcaaaaccaaaatataagaatttttcgaaaaatcaactTAATTTTTTTCACAAACAGGTATAATCCCACTCCCAAGCtgtattctagcgccaaaatgtagtagtAGAAAATCCTACTACTACACCCTTTAGATAATCTATACAATAAACTAGGAAATCATCGTGAAGAACGCTAAAAGGActttattaagtttagaaatcaatacaaagaagTAAAGTAAATCCTTTAACTTGGGGAGCaaacaactttctctctcctagagTTCTATCTCTATTCTCAAAAGGATCTCTCCTCCAACACAGGGGTGGTTGGTCCTGTATATaggagttttacatagtggatgacagctaataaagctcATATCTTCGGATCTGGCGTGCGATGTTCTCGCACGTTTATAATGGGGTCTTCTCGCATATGCTCTTAGAACTTCGCACTGACTTCATACTATACTCGTGACTTTATGACGCCATCATCTTCGTCATTCCGGAATATACTACGTGTGAGTATGTTCGTCCCCTTATAATAGTATCCCTTCGCATGATAACTAAGGGTGCGATATTTAACCCCTACAAAAAACATCTCTCGCTCCCACTCTCGATCAATTCTTCCCTCTTGCAGGTCGACTTGCTGTCAGAAAACATAAGAATGTGGACTAATGAAAATGAAACATCATCTGTTTACATTGATTGCAACTCTGCAGGTACAGAATTAATTCATGCGATTGCGGATAATATAACCGTAGGTAACATTCTTGATCCAAAGTATGTTCCTAGAGTAGTTCATGAATCTTTATTCTCACTGAATGACTTAAACAATCATGAGGGTTTATCAAAGCCGTTGCTCTCTGTCCAAGTAACGGAACCATTGTGTTTGTGATGGTACATCGTTTTGGCATTTCTTTGATTCATGGTCTGAGATCTCAAGACAAACTACAACAACAGCACCTAGTTTTAGTTCAACACATCATGGTATCTCACGCACACCATTTCTCAAACGCTGGTTTCCCGAAAGTGCAGGCAACCCCATTCAGCTCCCCTTCTCCACCGACAGCAAATATTTCAAAGAAAAGTATATTAGTACTACTACTGCAACCAGTACGTCCCAACTGGAACCGAAATTTTTTCATTTCACAGCGGAGAACATCGCAGGACTTAAAGCAAAAGCTATTATGTGCATCTCTGCAGAGAAAAAAAGTACTAAAATCTCGTCTTTACAAGCTCTTTAGGTTAACTTTTGGGCAGCTATAGCTAGAGCTAGGTAATTTAAATCAGGATGATGAGACTAGTTACGTATTAGCTATAAGTTACAGAGATAGATTGAATCCACCTGTGTCCCAAGAGTACTTCGGAAACTTGAGTGGAGAAGGGATAGTAACCGTTAAGGTCGATGAGCTGCTCGAACGAGGAATTGTATGGGCAGCTGTGTTGCTGAACCAGATGATCTTGTCCCACAATGACAAAGCAATTCGAAGTTCTTGGGATTCATGGGCCGACAAACCGGTTCTTTTGGTGCCATTTAATAGCACATCATCGAGAAAAAGCAGACACAGTTTGCTGCTCACAGGGAGTTCCCCAAGGTTTAACATGTATGGTAACGATTTCGGTTGGGGAAGACCCATCGCAGTGAGGAGTACTGGCAGTTGTAGTAAGCAGGAGGGAGTTCTTTCAGCTCATCCTGGACCAAATGAAGGGAGTATAGAAATTGAAGCTTGTCTTTTAGTGGAGACATTTGAAGCTCCGGAGAATAATGCTGAACTCATGGAGTTTGTCACTGTCTTGCCTCCTTACGAAAGCATTCCACCATGAGTACTGTTTTGATTAACTTTGGTGCTACTTCTAGTAGTCTCTTTGCAGTGCACCCACTGAGAATTTTGTCAAATGAAGGCAACAGAAGTTCTTTATCCTTGCTTATAAAGGCTACATTCAAATTCGATCCCTCAGCAATGTGCCCTTCGTCATCAATCCATATAGAAGCAAAAGCTCCCTTCTCCTCGGCTAACATTTTTGAAAGGACATTTGGAAGGTAAGTCACATTCTTGGATGTAACAAACAAAGGTGGTTTCATAGGTATTGTTGACACTTTCGCTCCATCTTTGCAATGCCATGAGTTATTATCATCGGTTATTACTATGGCATAGAATGCAGGAGTAGGACAACCAAATGGTGACAACAAGAAATCCGCTGGTCCAGCACCTAACCAATATTCCAGCGACCCATTTTTGCACTGCGAAACTGCAACTAGTTGCACAGAATGCTTCGCAGAGTGGATTGAGGGAATGGAGATGAAATCTTTGCTAGTGACGCTGATCTCAAAAATCTGTCTAGATGTCTGTCCAATTCATAACGATTTCATTACCATTGGTACTGTAATAGTTTGTGCCAACATGGTCTAACTCATAATTTATGAGTCATAAATCAATAGGTCCATAGTTAGCAAATTACCCATTGACAATCCTTGTGGTATCAAAGACACCATGGCCTCGGTGAACCATATGGTCATCAATTGGAATAACCATTAGCGCTGGATCAAGAGTAATTCCACCAAAAATTCAATTGGAATAACCATTAGCGCTGGATCAAGAGTAATTCCACCAAAAACACTGGAGTACATTGCTGGGTATGGTTGTTTTTTACTTGTATTCCACTTCTCTAGTAGCTTCTGAAGCAACTGGATATATTATGTCTTCAATTAGTAAAATGTTTGAACCATAATTCCGTATGGTGTCGTAAGTATTGTTAATAAGTAATCCACCTATAATTTGAAAGGTGAACGAATTTGTTTTTAATGTTCAACAAACTGCGGTACTGGAAGGAACCGAATCCTAGTCTTAAGTGCCATTAATTGCAGACACTACTATGAAATCTGTAGGGGTAAAATATCGCAGACGCAGTTATCACGCGAAGCGGTAGCATTATAAGGGGGCGAAGTCACTCGCACATAGCATATTCCGGATGACGAAACTGAGGACGTcataaagtcacgagtaaagtgtggaaGTTGTGCGAAGTTTAAATAGCACGTACGAGAAGACCCAATATAAGTGTGTGAGAACatcgcacgtcagatccgaaaataggggctttattagctgtcctccactatgtaaaactcctatatataggaccaactACCACTGTGTTGAGGGGAGATCTTTTGGAGAGTTTAAATAgaactttaggagagagaaagttatttgctccccaagttagggttttatcttctttctttgtattgatttctaaaacttaataaaattcttaTAAGTGTTCTTCATCATGATTACATAGTTTAGTCTATAGATTATTCaaggggtgtagttgtgggatttccttcAACTACATTTTGACGCTAGAATACAGCTCGGAGAAGGGATTAGACCTGCTTGTGAAAGTATTAAACTGATTTTTTCGAAAATTTCTTATTATTCTTGTTTTCGTGAAAGATTTTGATCGTTTTCGCTGAGTTTCAATCTTTAGGTTCACTCACAGAAAACGCAGTTTTCATTTCGGAAGGAAATTTTGGTTTGCATAAGTTTGTGAGGAAAGTgctttttcagaaaaaaagaTGGCGAGGCAAACATCAGCAGGAGAAAATGCAACACCAATCAGGAGGAGTGGAAGGATTGCATGTAGAAGAAGAGACGAAATCGCAGAGACATCAAGAATGGAAGAGAGGAACAACAGATCTCGACCGGTCAGAGCTCATATCCATCTAGAACCAAGGGAGAACGAGCAAAGAAACTATGATGAAGTAAGTGTTCACACTACGGATACAGCTACTGCAGAAGAAAATGAAGGGAGAGCGCCGGAGGAAGGAACTGTAGGAGAAAATGAGGAGAACATGACCATTGCAAAACTCAGACAAAGGCTGGAAGATGAAATAAGGAGAGAAGAGGAAATGCGTGCAAACTTGACACGCCAAAATGATGAACTAAGAGAGGAGAACCACAGATTGCAGAAAAAAAGGTAAGAAACTAGATCCAGAACAACACGTGCGAGATCAAGATCAAGAACAAGTAGAAGTACCTCCAGACGAAGCAGATCTGATTACAGAGGGGATGAACATAGACAATTTTTAGATAATAATTTGGCTAATAATCTTCAGGTAGGTGACAACATACAGGTGGAGCGCGAACGCAATCAAATAGAAGATCGATATGTACAGGTGGGTGAGAATGACCCCAGGTGAGGACATCACAGAGAAGATAGACTGGAGCGAAATGGAGAATATAACTGCATCCAAGACGACTCAGAACAAGAAAATGACCCAGAACAAGAAAGGATGATACTCCATGGAAGAGAAATGTTGAGACAACAAAACGGGAGAGATACATCCGTACAAGAACACCCAAGTGATGaaagagaaaggagaagaaggagaagaggcCGAACAACAGGAATTAGAGGAGTCTATGCATCAAAACGGGCACGAAAACATACTGAGGCAAGCACGCTTTAAAAGACCGATGCAGCAACAGGAGAAATCATTCTCTAGTGGTGAAATTTTAAGAGAAATATCAGAACTAAGAGAATTAATGGCAAGAGGGAAAGACGGAGGAAGAAGACAGCTAGAAGAGGCGATAGAAGAAGAAGCAAAGACACCTTTCGCACGAAGGATACAATTAGTAACAATACCAAAAAAGTGCACACTACCCATATTTCCTAGCATCTTCGATGGATCTACATATGCAGTCCAGCATATAAAGGCGTACATCTTAGATTTGCTACAATATGAGGATAACGACGCGGTCTTATGTAAATATTTTCCGGTGAGCCTCACAAGAGAAGCTTTGAAGTGGTTTGATGGATTTCCAGTAGGTTCAATAAGATCATTCAAGCACTTGCAGAGTTTCTTCTTGGGACAATACATCATCAAAAATATGCTAAGGCCAGGAATCGAGAAAGTATTCAGCCTACGAAGGAGAAAGAATGAAAGTCTGCGAGCTATGACCACTAGATGGAGGAAAATGTGTAGAGAAATGGCAGGACGAGTGGATGAAATAAACCTCATCTTAGCATTCATCAATGCACTATTTCCAACTGACTTGTTGTATACACAGATATTCAGGATGAAAGACAAAATACCGATGACAGAGCTGCGCGAGTACCaggaagaatacattgctctagaagtAAAGCAGAGAGATATGGAGTCTTACCCAGTTGCAGTTACGAGCGAAAAGGAAGGAAACGCGAGTCTATTACCAAGAATGGCGAACGCTGTTGCGAGCACTTCGCAGGGAAGCAAAGAGAAAATAATCATAGAAGATCAACAAAACCAGGTAGCGATGAGTAGAAGAGATCAAGAAATGCATGAGAGAGAATATAGAGAGAGGTAATACAATAATCATGGAGGAAACAACAAATTTGCAAGATTCGACAATCAAGAAGAAGGATACAGAGGAAACAAGAGATACTACAATCAAGGACCAGGTGGGAGAAGTAGAACCtatgaagaaatcaagattcCGCCTCTTAATACAACAGTGGAAAAAGTTTTGGAAGTTGTTATATTAATGGAAGAGATCAGATCACCACCTAATCTAGGGCAAGAACCACCATCTAGGATAAGAAGTAAAGAATTATGTGCTTATCATCGTTTCCATGGCCACACAACGAATAACTGCAAGAATACACAACAAATGATATTAAGAATGATTGGACAAGGAAAACTTAACCACTTCCTAGCtacaccattaccaccaccaccataaccaACAACAGGAGGACAATCGTCAGGTGCGGACAAAGGAAAAAACACCTTTCTGATAGAAGTGGGAGAGAATGCCAAGAACCTACGCTGTAATTCAATAATACACTCATTTAAAAGTATAGAATACTTCCATGACAATGTGTTAAGCCGCGTGTATGCAAGGGATGCTGAAGGAAAAGAAATACTCAACCTAGCAAAGATACCAAAACtcaaggaatggcagaaacaaccaATCACATTCAATGCATAGGAAGTACCTGGAGAAGGCGAACTTCATGAGAGCCCATTAGTGGTTAAGTTGGAGATAATACCAAAAGAAAAACTGgataaggaagaagatgaagaggatgaCACATGGCgataaataaaatactaattgACTCTGGGAGCTCGGTGGAcattttgttttgtcatgcaTGCAAGACAATGGGAGGAAAAGATGAAGACTTGATTCCTTCAACCTATAAAATCTACGGTTTCAACGGATCAGACAACAAGCCGAAAGGAGAAGTTACAATGAGAATTCCTCTTAAAACAATAACCACAGATATCACCTTTTGTGTGGTGGACGTAGAATCTCCCTACAATGTACTGATAGGTAGACCATGGTTACACAGTATTCTAGGCAAAGCTTGTACATATCATCAACGCATTAAGTTTTCATTACCTTAGGGAGTGGGAATTATTAGGGGTAATACAACAGAAGCGAAGACACGCAATGATATTGATGTGGAAAAAAGCGAAGGGCGTGTGaataaaagaagaaattggaagaatgaaataaaaaataGCAAGCGAGTGGAAAAACTGGTGGTGGATTTCAtaccaaagaagaagaagttgataatCATTGTAAAGGTGAGTCATCGTCAAAAGATAGAGGTATCTTAATTagggagaagaaggaagaaacgaGCAATACATCTCAGATTTCTATGGAGGTGATGTGATAgagacatttttgtgtctgatttttctcgattttatatattgttagggctcatttttttacttattatggtgttttatttatttgtaggtatttttggctaataaacatttttggaaaaaattggctcaaaaagttgtcggaaagcacccggaggacatttgctattcggactctcactttggataaggggtaacctaattactaaggggcatcccatttctaggcatctgctaatcgcacccctactctggataaggggcaaccatcttcaacattcaaaaaccagaaaattggcgggaaaatagtgcagttaaagaatagttttggtgatcgtgatttggaggagtttgaggtcgattaaacctctgattttcataggatagactccttatgagtctaggaatctgatatgggtgtttaaatcgattagaatgggctcaaacgacggatttttctcacaacaagaaaatatggaaagtcacgtgtgtgacctgttttaggtaATTTTAGAATGATTAAAACACtgcaaaccttcccaaagatttgtagttatctaaggaagagtttagaataaaaaggaaaggtcagaaacgcgtagaaatcctaagacaagaaattgtcgcaacttggccgtgaagagaaggaaagagattttggaagatttgggagagatttaatcggtatttttgatataaatagatgtcttgggtcatatagaaggggtgtcgagagtttgagaacctaaggagagccagagaagaagaaatcagatttttaccaaactctgtttctgctgctattgttgttgaagaagaagaacagctgaagaacattgaccctcggtagacagtcgcagaaaagtgtcgctgtttaaTAGCTGaagacattaagctgttcagggaagtcttaaatcagcgacaaagcaacagtttttctgtaatagttccattgtaacagctgttttgcaacaccaatacactgttgcaaacagtctgtgttattacttttcactcttttaatcatcttttgagcaacaaacacatattttgagatcatgattaatatgaggagctaaaccccattgctgaggcgatagaggaagctatttttccaacaaaaagtggtatattctattttatcgttttatttgcaataattatatgattatttgccttgaaatattattgaatatgatttttatttgagtgattgtgatctattttgatggagtatgctcagttttaagacttttgatgcttcatactttgtatttacaattattacttttgaaaatctacttgttgcaatattttagaatcaaattaaacaagaaaattgcataaatataagtattggtttaatcactttgaacttaggaaatagtggaatcttagccttagtgtttcttttagtattgatatcatctttgattgagtttgctataatgtttagtgagttttctattttaatattaggatttaagtctccttcacaagtctgagaatcgaaccacttttaccactatctacaaaaacATCATGATGACACTAGCAAGCAAAAATGAACATGGCAAGCGAACAAAGAAGGGAGAATTTCAACCAGGAAACTTGGTTAGGAAAGAATTACCATCCTATGAAAAGCAAGGAAATAAAAAGAGGAAGGCAGCATGGGATGGACCACATGTAGTGAAAAGAAATGCGGGAGATGGTATGTACGAGTTGATGGAGAAGAGcggggaaaatatggagaaaatgcATAATGGACTTCATAACAAAAAATATCTGAAGAAGTACAACAAATAAAGAGCGAGGCAACAAAAAGTTTGAAGGCATTAATCACTATGCGAAGTCATCAAAGAAGAAAAGTAAAAAGTAGCAAGTAGGATATTATCAAGATACTATTATTATGTATGTGAAtagagaaaagaagaaatcagCATTGTATGAGCGAAAGACATGAAAAGAAATGATTCTAATTATTCATATTGAATCGTTCACTAATACAAGAATAAAAGAGGCAACAATAAGACCCCAGAATAAGACCTCACGAGGGGGCaacaaaatttaaaacctctaactagggaggctaggcatccaattgtggcgtgcCCCCTAGT
Proteins encoded in this window:
- the LOC113340048 gene encoding 1-aminocyclopropane-1-carboxylate oxidase homolog 1-like codes for the protein MGSAQPGDVPLYDRNKELKAFDETKTGVKGIVDSGFEKIPRMFVRTQDEFTEDLTCTEARGDRFQIPVIDLHDIECRRNEIIDDIRLASMTWGFFQLVNHGIPIRVTNEMIQGIRRFHEGDIEVKKQLYVRDLSQKVQYDSNFDLYRSRSANWKDTLRCRLLSPDPIDPQLLPDTCRDIIVEYWKHIMNLGNTLAELLSEALGLSKYHLKGMDCTRYLNLAGHYSPACPEPELTLATAKHSDQSFFTILLQDHIAGLQVLHQNHWVNVKPIHGALPINLGDLMQLLSNDKFKSAKHRVVANHVGPRVSVACFYRASLDKPTPLYPIRELISESNPPVYQDTTFKEFVKYSHSRRPDSVSSLEHFKLGALC